A region from the Mesorhizobium sp. J8 genome encodes:
- a CDS encoding NADPH-dependent FMN reductase — protein MAVIPRILVFAGSVRTGAYSGRTADVAQKELAMQGAEVTRISLGDYPLPIMDEDLEKDRGIPDNAVKLGRQIAAHDGLLIATPEYNGSIPPLLKNAIDWVSRIRREGSRSFRPLYGKPVALCSSSEGKFAGIRCINHLRAVLVRCQMEVITPECSVSEAGEAFAEDGQFKDARLHQSMERLCRTLIETARMLSTRIEA, from the coding sequence ATGGCAGTGATCCCACGAATCCTCGTCTTCGCCGGCTCGGTCCGGACCGGCGCCTATAGCGGCCGGACCGCCGATGTGGCGCAGAAGGAGCTCGCCATGCAGGGCGCGGAGGTGACGCGCATCTCGCTCGGCGACTATCCGCTGCCGATCATGGACGAGGACCTGGAGAAGGACAGAGGCATCCCCGATAACGCCGTCAAGCTCGGCCGCCAGATCGCCGCGCATGACGGGCTCTTGATCGCGACGCCGGAATATAACGGCTCGATCCCGCCCTTGCTCAAGAACGCGATCGACTGGGTGAGCCGGATACGGCGCGAGGGCAGCCGTTCGTTCAGGCCGCTTTACGGCAAACCCGTCGCGCTCTGCTCGTCCTCGGAAGGCAAATTCGCCGGCATACGCTGCATCAATCATCTGCGCGCGGTGCTGGTGCGCTGCCAGATGGAGGTGATCACGCCGGAATGCTCGGTCTCCGAGGCTGGCGAAGCCTTCGCCGAGGACGGACAATTCAAGGATGCCAGACTACACCAATCGATGGAGCGCCTATGCCGCA
- the pmtA gene encoding phospholipid N-methyltransferase PmtA, which produces MARSPGLRKALAEKFDDELKFFKGWIDKPKTVGSIVPTSSITARKMASIVNPRSGLPVLEVGPGTGVITRAILAQGVKPENLYAVEYSTDFVRHLRGLYPGVNVIEGDAFDLDATLGDKRDMMFDSVVSGVPLLNFPVAQRIAYVESLLDRIPAGRPIVQLTYGPLSPIPAGRGDYTVEHFDFIFRNIPPTQLWIYRRPSH; this is translated from the coding sequence ATGGCACGTAGTCCCGGGTTGCGCAAAGCGCTGGCCGAAAAATTCGACGACGAGCTGAAGTTCTTCAAGGGCTGGATCGATAAGCCGAAAACGGTCGGCTCGATCGTTCCCACCAGTTCCATCACCGCCCGCAAGATGGCCTCGATCGTCAACCCGAGATCGGGCCTGCCGGTGCTCGAGGTCGGGCCTGGCACCGGCGTCATCACCCGCGCCATCCTCGCCCAGGGCGTGAAGCCCGAAAACCTCTATGCGGTCGAATATTCGACCGACTTCGTGCGCCATCTGCGCGGGCTCTATCCCGGCGTCAACGTGATCGAGGGCGACGCCTTCGACCTCGACGCCACGCTCGGCGACAAGCGCGACATGATGTTCGATTCGGTCGTCTCAGGCGTGCCGCTGCTCAACTTCCCGGTCGCCCAGCGCATCGCCTATGTCGAAAGCCTGCTCGACCGCATTCCCGCCGGAAGGCCGATTGTACAACTCACCTATGGCCCGCTGTCGCCGATCCCGGCCGGCCGCGGCGACTACACGGTCGAGCATTTCGATTTCATCTTCCGCAACATCCCGCCGACGCAGCTGTGGATCTATCGGCGGCCGTCGCACTAG